The DNA segment CAAATACACATCAATTTCATAGACATAATAAAGTAGTTTTAAAATATCTTCTTTACTTTCAGTAAAACGAAACAATTGATCAAACTCAGCTGTTTTGGTATAGTTAGGTTTACTAATCTTTTGGAGTTCTGTAACAAAGGAGAAGTTCCTTTTATTTAGAATTTCATTGATTGTTCCAATTGTTTTACCAAATTCTGCTGTCGATCCATTGCCATCAAGTGAATTCAAAAAGCTTTTCAAATCCAAGATAAACTGAAGCGTATTCACCACCCCCTTTTGCAATTGTTGATAGCCTGAATCTGCACCAATCGCAGAATTAAATTTCCGTTGCAAATTATCTTGATGAGCTGATAAACGGGTTCGTTCATCTATATTCTTTAAATAATCCTCTACAACATCAAAAGCTTCTTTTTTAAATGAAAATGTCAGTTCTTTTTCCTTAAAGAATTTGATCATGTTCACCCTATTCATAATCTCATCCTCGCTAGAACGAGGATAAAGAAACATATCTCGCATTAGATTGGCTCCACCTCGGGTTTTAGTGCGGTTATAAAAACTAAACACATCATCCCCTTTATAACCTCCAACCATTTTCAAATCCCCAATGGTTTGCTTATCTATTTTAAATACCATATATTTTGATATGTATAAGACTTCCTTTCATCAAGGCCTCAGTCATCCTGAAAATACATCAGGATGACGGGCCTAAAAATCAAAGGATGATCTTTGTTTATTCCTCTTTATTACCTTCCGCGCCTTCTTAACCAGATGAATAACAAAATCATAGCAAACATAGCAGGTATAAGAAGTCTATAAAGAAACTCATACATACCTATTTCATCTTTTTCCAAAAGCATATTATCATCTAGGTTTAAAGGACGACGCACATTTACAGGGCTTTCCTCATGGGTTAACCAATAAAACATACGGCTGATAAAATCATAATTTCCGGATACAATACCAGTTCTACGAATTGAGATTTCACCATTAGCAAAGCAATCCGCATCTCCTAAAATCAATATACGTTGTTCTTTACCCTCTACATTTCTAGCCAAAGTTAACCCAGTTACTAAGGCACCTCCTAATTCGCCTTCTACAGGGTTATACATTGGAAAATCATCAATAAAATCTGTCACGTCTAATTCATTCCAACTTCCATGAAACTTACCTCTATCTGCAGGTTTAGCTTCACGTCCTTTTAACATTTCCAGCATACGTTTTTGATCTTCAGATAATCCGGCAGGTTCTTCGGGCTCAACATAATCACCTCTTAAGCTTTCCACTTCAGAAGCGCTAGGTAAGTTACCTATAACATCAGAAACCAATTCTTGCGTATAAACAAAACCCGACTTTTCATGACCCAACTTTTCATCATAAGAAAGCGACAAAGCTCCAGGCATAGTCACAACTCTCTTGTTGGGTGAACCATTGGGGGGAGCAGATGTTACAAAATCCATGGTATATCCTTTGTTAAATTCAACAACCTGACCTGGATTAAATTTAACATCAAACTGTTGAACCAAGGGATTCATCACCGCTTGACGTTTTATATCTGCTGCAATGACTAAATTACCACCCCTATCGATATACTCGTTTAAATGCATCATTTCCATATCCGAAAAATGCTCTTTAGATTCTGCAACTATTAATATATCTATATAAGACGGAACTGTTTTCTGCAAATTCAAGGATGTAAAATCAATACCATTGTTCAGCATACTCTCTCTGAATTGCTTATCCTTAACAACTGTAAAATACCCTCTGGTTCCCATATTATCTATATCCCTTTCACCATGACCATTCACAAAACCAACCATAGGAAGAGTTTCTACTAACCCTTTTAGTGCAGCTGTAATTTGTGCTTCGGAAGGATTCCTAGTCATATCATCATACCAATGTAAAAAGGCAATTTTACCATCTTCTGTTTCAATTTTTCTTACACAGCGATTTAACTCAGCTTGGAGATTAATTTCGTCTTTAAATGCGGATGCAGGTTTAATTTTATCCACATCCATATTATAGACATTACAATATTTCTCCAATATTTGCTGCTCAGTCTTACCAGAATTTGCTCTAATAAATCTCTGGTAATCTTTTTCGTACATGGGTGTTGCATAGTAATATTTATACTCCAACTCAATATTAGGATAGAATCGGTAATATTTTTCAAAAAATGCTTGATCCCTTTTTTGGCTTCTAGGCGAAACACTCCGGAAATTAAGACCATAAATATTAGCATAGGTTGTAATTTTAATCTTCCCCTCAAACTTTGACATTACTTCCTGGCTTGACTTAGTTAAAGTGTTCAGATTATTACGAGTGGAATCATAATATTTCATCATGGAAGGGACTGTAGAAACGTAGCCCAATAAAGCAACCACCAAAAATGCCGATACATATCTACCTATTGATATATATCGAGAACTCTTTTCTCTGATTCCTTTTAAACGGAAAATAGAAAATGTAATAAACAGTCCAGATACAAAAACAAAGTACAATACATCTTCAGTACAAATCAGTCCATCAATAAAGGTTCTTGATCTGCCATTTAGAGATAGCCAATATGTAATGTCACGAATAAAATCCACATCCTGCCATAAATTTCCAATTTTCCCCAAAGAAAAAAGCAAGAAAATGGTACCAATGGCAGCTACAATTTGGTAAGAAGTAATAGACGATACAAATAAACCTATTGCCGAGTAAGCACACATAAGCAGAAACAAGCCTAACACACCTGTAATAACCTGTCCGAAGTCAAAAAAATCGATACCAGCAAATCCTAGCAGACCGGCAAGTAAAACAACAATGGACATGGCAAAACTAAATACAACAGCCGCTAAATATTTACCTAATACAATTTGTTTGTTCGATATGGGTGATGAATACAATAATTTAATGGACCCAGAACTAAACTCCTTACTCATTAAGCCCATCGTTACTAATGGAAGAAAAATAAACAACCACTCTTGTATTCCACTAAAGTAACCACGTCCTCCCCCATATAATTGAGCAGTAACCGGACTTTGACCATATCCAAGTGAAAAACGATGTACCCAACTACTCATTTGGTCCACAATCTCAAAGCCTGATTGAACAGAGAAAATGATCAAGACCAACCATGCGATTGGTGAAAAGAACATCTTCTGAAGTTCCATTTTTGCTATTACTAATATTTCTTTCATATGCTTAATTTTATCTTTCAATGGACATATGGAACTCGCCAGAATTTAATCATTCCACAGTATGTGAAATAATTCACTTGACTCGTTTCATATAATTATTCCTTTTTATTTAGACAGTGCCGAGAAAACATCGTTTAATGAATTTTTCTCTAAATTAATTTCCTCTAAGCGCCAATCCTGTTTAACACTCTCCTTAACAATTCGCTCGGCAGCACCATTCAGGTTGTCAAATCTGAATCTATAATCAGGACCTCCCAGTTCTTCAACACTTTCAACGCCATCAATTTTCATAAGCACATCCACTGATGGCATTTCAAGCAACCTAACTTTGATAGAATTGGGAGCCAAATAGTTATCAAACTCTTCTGTTTTACCAGAGAAAACCAATTTTCCACTCTCAATCATTAAAATATAATCACAAATAGCCTGAACCTCTGTAAGCATATGTGTTGACAATAGTACAGCACATTCTTTCGCTATTTCTTTAATTAATCCACGGATTCCTATAATTTGATTCGGGTCCAATCCATTGGTAGGTTCATCTAACACAATTAATGCAGGCTTATGAATAATTGCTTGTGCAATTCCCACGCGTTGTTGATATCCACCTGAAAGATTTTTAATTAAACGTTTTCTAAAATGGGTGATGGAACATATATCCATTACCTCCTCCACTGCAGTTTTTAAATCCTTGGATCCAATTTTTCTTAGCTGCGCACAGTTGGTTAAATACTCCTCTACTGTAGTATCCAGATATAAAGGTGGTTTTTGTGGCAAAAAACCAATTAATTTCTTTGCCGAAATAGGATCTCGTGACATATCTATTCCTTTGATATAAATATTACCCTGAGATTGCCTTAACACCCCACTCATAATATTCATTGTAGTCGATTTACCAGCACCATTGGAGCCCAAAAGACCATATATCCCATTTTGTGGAATCTCAAAA comes from the Saccharicrinis fermentans DSM 9555 = JCM 21142 genome and includes:
- a CDS encoding Gldg family protein codes for the protein MKEILVIAKMELQKMFFSPIAWLVLIIFSVQSGFEIVDQMSSWVHRFSLGYGQSPVTAQLYGGGRGYFSGIQEWLFIFLPLVTMGLMSKEFSSGSIKLLYSSPISNKQIVLGKYLAAVVFSFAMSIVVLLAGLLGFAGIDFFDFGQVITGVLGLFLLMCAYSAIGLFVSSITSYQIVAAIGTIFLLFSLGKIGNLWQDVDFIRDITYWLSLNGRSRTFIDGLICTEDVLYFVFVSGLFITFSIFRLKGIREKSSRYISIGRYVSAFLVVALLGYVSTVPSMMKYYDSTRNNLNTLTKSSQEVMSKFEGKIKITTYANIYGLNFRSVSPRSQKRDQAFFEKYYRFYPNIELEYKYYYATPMYEKDYQRFIRANSGKTEQQILEKYCNVYNMDVDKIKPASAFKDEINLQAELNRCVRKIETEDGKIAFLHWYDDMTRNPSEAQITAALKGLVETLPMVGFVNGHGERDIDNMGTRGYFTVVKDKQFRESMLNNGIDFTSLNLQKTVPSYIDILIVAESKEHFSDMEMMHLNEYIDRGGNLVIAADIKRQAVMNPLVQQFDVKFNPGQVVEFNKGYTMDFVTSAPPNGSPNKRVVTMPGALSLSYDEKLGHEKSGFVYTQELVSDVIGNLPSASEVESLRGDYVEPEEPAGLSEDQKRMLEMLKGREAKPADRGKFHGSWNELDVTDFIDDFPMYNPVEGELGGALVTGLTLARNVEGKEQRILILGDADCFANGEISIRRTGIVSGNYDFISRMFYWLTHEESPVNVRRPLNLDDNMLLEKDEIGMYEFLYRLLIPAMFAMILLFIWLRRRGR
- a CDS encoding ABC transporter ATP-binding protein, whose protein sequence is MNNALVRVENLSHRYSIQWAVKDVSFEIPQNGIYGLLGSNGAGKSTTMNIMSGVLRQSQGNIYIKGIDMSRDPISAKKLIGFLPQKPPLYLDTTVEEYLTNCAQLRKIGSKDLKTAVEEVMDICSITHFRKRLIKNLSGGYQQRVGIAQAIIHKPALIVLDEPTNGLDPNQIIGIRGLIKEIAKECAVLLSTHMLTEVQAICDYILMIESGKLVFSGKTEEFDNYLAPNSIKVRLLEMPSVDVLMKIDGVESVEELGGPDYRFRFDNLNGAAERIVKESVKQDWRLEEINLEKNSLNDVFSALSK